One window of the Chryseobacterium sp. CY350 genome contains the following:
- a CDS encoding SDR family NAD(P)-dependent oxidoreductase, giving the protein MNQNTNKTVLILGANSDVAKQCILQYIEKGFAVIAASRNTDALLEFSIKNNLVSLITVLYFDAADFDSHQRFYNELPRKPHIVIYAAGFLVENTDALNDFKNTQQMITVNYMGAVSILNIIATDENNKNLERIIGLSSLSGVRGRKSNFVYGSTKAAFTTYLAGLRQELAQRNIKVNVLVSGYINTKINAGLDLNKNLLMEPDYVAKHIVNAGNSFTIVPNFKWKMIYFILKMLPENLVAKLP; this is encoded by the coding sequence ATGAATCAAAACACAAATAAAACCGTTCTTATTCTCGGTGCCAATTCTGATGTTGCCAAGCAGTGTATTTTACAATATATCGAAAAAGGTTTTGCGGTTATTGCAGCTTCCAGAAATACCGATGCTCTGCTTGAATTTTCCATTAAAAACAATTTAGTTTCGCTAATTACAGTTTTGTATTTTGATGCAGCAGATTTTGATTCACATCAAAGATTTTATAATGAACTTCCTAGAAAGCCTCATATTGTTATTTACGCTGCCGGATTTTTAGTGGAAAATACAGACGCGTTGAATGATTTTAAAAACACTCAACAAATGATAACGGTCAACTACATGGGAGCGGTTTCTATTCTGAATATTATTGCCACGGACGAAAACAATAAAAATTTAGAAAGAATTATCGGATTGTCTTCGCTTTCAGGTGTTAGAGGGCGAAAGAGTAATTTTGTTTATGGAAGTACAAAAGCTGCTTTTACTACTTATTTGGCGGGTTTAAGACAGGAATTAGCGCAAAGAAATATTAAAGTTAACGTTTTGGTGAGCGGATATATTAATACGAAAATCAACGCCGGATTAGATTTAAATAAAAATCTTCTGATGGAACCTGATTATGTTGCAAAACATATCGTTAATGCCGGAAATTCTTTCACTATCGTTCCCAATTTTAAATGGAAAATGATTTACTTTATTTTAAAAATGTTGCCGGAGAATTTGGTGGCTAAGTTGCCGTGA